Proteins co-encoded in one Deltaproteobacteria bacterium genomic window:
- a CDS encoding response regulator encodes MGRKRILVVEDNLDNRRILVYRLKRIGEFEIVEASNGLEAVAAVEREPPDAIFMDLKMPVMDGWEATRRIRELEKGRSIPIIALTAQAMAGDEQKALAAGCDDYLAKPIVDPNLVRIKLERLLAEGRRQVAEG; translated from the coding sequence ATGGGTCGGAAGCGGATACTGGTGGTAGAGGACAACCTGGATAATCGGCGAATCCTGGTGTACCGGCTTAAGCGGATCGGCGAGTTCGAGATTGTCGAGGCCAGTAACGGGCTGGAAGCGGTAGCGGCCGTCGAGCGGGAGCCGCCAGACGCGATCTTCATGGACTTGAAGATGCCGGTTATGGACGGTTGGGAGGCTACGCGCCGCATACGTGAATTGGAGAAGGGCCGCTCCATTCCAATTATCGCCTTGACAGCGCAGGCGATGGCTGGGGATGAACAGAAGGCTTTGGCCGCCGGCTGCGATGACTACCTGGCGAAGCCGATCGTTGACCCCAATTTGGTTAGGATAAAACTCGAGCGGTTGCTGGCGGAGGGCCGGCGTCAGGTTGCTGAGGGGTGA